From the Palaemon carinicauda isolate YSFRI2023 chromosome 42, ASM3689809v2, whole genome shotgun sequence genome, one window contains:
- the LOC137633044 gene encoding uncharacterized protein, with product MELNEQEKHEDQHLGQDEEQDLHSLKPRPRPISPSMGKRVRLQSEKGKMYNFDLLVDELKKQKRLLGKINKEADLALSKNDCNVGLLQDVANRLQIELKNIDLTLSKVKESEIPEVDIVRSLEYNYQEICFESHTRLTILKEKMKHEQEDRMSNVSQRSKSSSSRSHHTSGSKSSRVSSTKRIELSTKLARLGTERKYHDIMEKARADLKKLEIDKEIEATNAEICAVNKILEEENETDPQSCLSFPLGENKQPTEGLLHRYLEDSRVVNYSLSGSSVQKSLSFAGGLDSIDKDLDKRKAEIKVTTDLNPNAQVFRFPTDFIQPGKPRLDHNYNYQPIGRSQPSKLRLGQETNLNSDFKIPNEPRLGCSTIDEASHEVVGEPRLIVDPKNAVTCNTQPDVNRPRLHAHEPLTDFHEQPNIINNDNVQSSQVYQWDILKGFADLQNQNLEKLANLFAARQRKDNLPAKEPEVFSGDLLKYPQWKASFITLIEYKTDDAAERLYYLGKYTDGQAKTAIDNLISFGTQEAYDKAWKILHDRFGNKFIVADTFRSKLEGWPKITINDGPGLRKFSDFLEHCKTAMGIIKYLAILNDPKENKLMLQKLPAQIAERWNCIVTKRITIDEEEYPSFEEFTRFISDEANKACNPTSSYSALNRRDTVFTPKEKQPQSKVARRTSFATKFNEVNNVTNAASDENKSKNEKQTESKMNVGFTCYYCRQNHDMEKCPEFLKLDLAQRNQYLTDKKMCRGCFKIGHYSRYCKRPRKCIKCKRWHPTILHDENLNKKPSSGDTQQEQAVAVANRINVNRYFSADVHSMIVPVWLSHRNTSNKVMVYAVLDDQSDACFIKESVLRYMNVNGQNSVIKIATMLGEEAIKSTKVFGLSVKGINENSTVNLPCVYSRKTIPARRAQIPKKCSALRWPHLKKIAGRLVEYNPDIEIGLLIGINCIKAVKPLEIIPGSGNEPYGQRTALGWGIIGNVNVNENNLESDVVVNRTVVEEIEINSMISNNIFTVPTKVKEVYEPHHVREMFESDFISNVSDDEVALSVEERQFIEIVSNGIKIIDGKQLKIPLPLKGDGIQFPDNKLVVQKRLSNLKQKLQKNVSMKNDYINFMKNMIDKGYAERVPLNETCLTNGKVWFVPHHGVYHPRKTDKIRVVFDCSFMYKNVSLNDCLLQGPDLSNSLAGILCRFRNHSVAFTCDVEAMYHQVLVNEEHRNLLRFLWFDNHDLDGDIVQYRMTVHLFGARSSPSVANYDLKAAADRFKDKTTEKAAEFIKEDFYVDDGLKSVATVEEAINLAKDSQMICKRGGFHLHKFVANNAEVLKAMCPDEVAQSVKNLDLTKDKLPVERTLGMEWCTETDTFNFNVKPIQRPSTRRNVLSIVSSIFDPLGMISPFILTGKKVLQTLCKQDLGWDDPIPETVIIEWENWLSQLPKLKDIKVERCYKPANMNVIDYELHHFSDASEKGYGQCSYLRMTDANGQVHTRLVMAKSRVSPLKTFTIPRLELTAALASVKVSYFLKKELKVNISKEVFWVDSTIVLGYIANQCKQFKVFVANRVAQIRNHTLPEQWRYVSSNDNPADLCSRGMSVHDLTSNYMWWHGPEFLKHDNADNETLCSFEVTDEDPELKKVSLAINTDDNNYATILTRLNYFSDWTRARRSLALCNRFIDKLKQKSLYTEYVHVSVEELIKAEITIIKLVQREAFQYEYQLLSISNNKFDKCLRKSSNLYKLDPFIGSDGLIRVGGRLNRSNFYVHVKYPVILPKNSHITELIICHYHNKVHHQGRNLTLNEIRSSGYWIISGSSLVAKHISKCVTCRKIRHDTLTQKMADLPKDRVEMSSPFTYSAVDYLGPFIIKEGRKELKRYGVLFTCMSTRAIHIETAHSLSTDSFLNAYRRFVCRRGHCAQLRSDQGSNFIGAREEFAKCLREMKVENIKNELLKDQCDFITFKMNPPHASHMGGVWERQIRSVRNILNVLLSNNSKILDDESLRTFMTEAENIVNGRPLSTDNLNDPLNVEPLTPNHFLTLKSKVVLPPPGNFVKEDMFSKKKWRRVQCLLNQLWKR from the coding sequence ATGGAGCTTAATGAACAAGAGAAACATGAAGATCAACATTTAGGCCAAGATGAAGAGCAAGACTTGCATTCATTGAAACCTAGGCCTAGGCCTATATCACCTAGTATGGGTAAACGAGTGAGATTGCAATCAGAAAAAGGTAAGATGTATAATTTTGATCTTCTGGTTgatgaattaaaaaaacaaaagagattgtTAGGCAAGATAAATAAGGAAGCAGATTTGGCACtttctaaaaatgattgtaatgtaGGCCTACTACAGGATGTTGCAAATAGGCttcaaatagaattaaagaatATTGACTTAACTCTCTCCAAAGTGAAAGAATCAGAAATACCAGAGGTTGATATTGTACGGAGTTTAGAGTATAATTACCAGGAAATATGCTTTGAAAGTCACACTAggttaacaatattaaaagaaaaaatgaaacatgaacaaGAAGATAGAATGTCAAATGTCTCTCAAAGGTCAAAGTCTTCATCTAGTAGGTCGCATCATACAAGTGGAAGTAAATCTTCACGTGTTTCTAGTACTAAGAGAATAGAACTAAGCACAAAACTGGCTAGGTTAGGCACAGAAAGAAAGTACCATGACATAATGGAGAAGGCTAGAGCAGATTTAAAGAAATTAGAAATTGACAAAGAAATTGAAGCCACTAATGCTGAGATATGTGCAGTTAATAAAATTTTAGAGGAAGAAAATGAAACTGATCCACAGTCATGCTTGAGTTTTCCGTTAGGTGAAAATAAGCAACCCACTGAAGGTCTCTTGCACAGATATCTTGAAGATAGTAGAGTTGTAAATTATTCATTGTCAGGTTCCAGTGTACAAAAGTCCCTTTCCTTTGCTGGAGGTTTAGATAGTATAGACAAAGATTTAGACAAAAGGAAGGCAGAAATAAAGGTAACAACTGATCTAAATCCAAATGCTCAGGTGTTTAGATTTCCAACGGATTTCATACAACCAGGGAAACCAAGGCTAGACCATAATTATAATTACCAGCCCATAGGACGCTCACAGCCAAGTAAACTTAGGCTAGGCCAAGAAACAAACCTGAACTCAGATTTCAAAATACCAAATGAGCCTAGGCTAGGTTGTAGTACTATAGATGAGGCATCCCATGAGGTAGTAGGTGAACCTAGGCTAATAGTAGATCCCAAAAATGCCGTCACTTGCAATACACAACCTGATGTTAATAGACCAAGGCTACACGCTCATGAACCCCTGACAGATTTTCATGAACAacctaacattatcaataatgataacgtACAGTCCAGTCAAGTTTATCAATGGGATATTTTAAAAGGTTTTGCTGATCTTCAAAATCAAAACTTAGAGAAACTAGCTAACTTGTTTGCTGCAAGGCAACGTAAAGACAATTTACCCGCTAAAGAACCAGAGGTATTTTCTGGAGATTTGCTGAAGTACCCTCAATGGAAAGCATCATTTATTacattaattgaatataaaacagATGATGCTGCTGAAAGATTGTACTACTTAGGTAAATATACGGATGGTCAAGCTAAAACTGCCATTGATAATCTTATTTCTTTTGGGACCCAAGAGGCTTACGACAAAGCTTGGAAGATACTTCATGATAGGTTTGGAAATAAATTTATTGTTGCTGATACCTTTAGAAGCAAGCTTGAAGGTTGGCCTAAGATTACAATTAATGATGGTCCAGGTTTGAGGAAATTTTCTGATTTCTTAGAACACTGTAAAACAGCCATGGGAATCATAAAGTACTTAGCAATTCTTAACGATCCTAAAGAAAACAAACTTATGTTACAGAAGTTGCCTGCCCAAATTGCAGAGAGATGGAATTGTATAGTAACTAAAAGAATCACAATTGATGAAGAGGAATATCCATCTTTTGAAgagtttacaaggttcataagtgATGAAGCCAATAAGGCATGTAATCCAACATCATCTTACAGTGCACTTAATAGGAGAGATACAGTATTTACACCTAAAGAAAAACAACCACAAAGTAAGGTTGCAAGGCGTACATCATTTGCTACTAAATTTAATGAAGTTAATAATGTTACAAATGCTGCATCtgatgaaaataaatctaaaaatgaaaaacaaaccgAGAGTAAAATGAATGTAGGATTTACATGCTATTACTGTAGACAAAACCATGATATGGAAAAATGCCCAGAGTTCTTAAAACTTGATCTTGCTCAAAGAAACCAATATTTGACAGATAAAAAGATGTGTAGGGGTTGTTTCAAGATTGGTCATTATTCAAGGTATTGTAAAAGACCAAGGAAATGTATTAAATGCAAGAGATGGCACCCAACAATTCTACATgatgaaaacttgaataaaaaaccaAGTTCTGGTGATACCCAACAAGAACAGGCTGTAGCTGTAGCTAATAGAATTAATGTTAACAGATATTTTTCAGCTGATGTTCACTCAATGATTGTACCTGTTTGGTTAAGCCATAGGAATACAAGTAATAAGGTCATGGTATATGCAGTATTGGATGATCAGTCAGATGCTTGTTTTATCAAAGAAAGTGTCCTAAGGTATATGAATGTCAATGGCCAAAATTCTGTCATCAAGATAGCGACTATGCTGGGTGAAGAGGCTATAAAAAGTACTAAAGTATTTGGTTTATCAGTGAAGGGCATAAATGAAAATAGTACTGTAAATTTACCATGTGTCTACTCTAGAAAAACTATTCCTGCAAGAAGAGCACAAATCCCTAAAAAATGTTCAGCTTTAAGATGGCCTCATCTTAAGAAAATTGCTGGAAGGCTAGTAGAGTATAATCCTGACATTGAGATAGGTCTATTGATAGGCATAAACTGTATAAAAGCTGTCAAACCTTTAGAAATCATTCCTGGGTCTGGAAATGAGCCCTATGGTCAGAGAACAGCTCTTGGATGGGGAATTATTGGTAATGTAAATGTCAATGAGAATAATTTAGAAAGTGATGTTGTTGTTAATAGAACAGTAgttgaagaaattgaaataaattccatgatatcaaataacatttttacaGTACCAACCAAAGTAAAAGAAGTGTATGAGCCTCATCATGTCAGAGAGATGTTTGAATCTGATTTCATAAGTAATGTTAGTGACGATGAGGTAGCTTTGTCAGTAGAAGAAAGACAGTTTATTGAAATTGTTAGTAATGGTATTAAGATTATTGATGGTAAACAACTTAAAATTCCATTGCCACTCAAAGGAGATGGTATTCAGTTTCCAGATAATAAGTTAGTAGTCCAGAAAAGACTATCCAACTTAAAACAAAAGCTTCAGAAGAATGTAAGCATGAAAAATgattacataaatttcatgaagAATATGATTGATAAGGGTTATGCTGAAAGGGTTCCTTTGAATGAAACATGCCTAACTAATGGAAAGGTTTGGTTTGTGCCACATCATGGGGTTTACCATCCCAGAAAGACTGACAAAATCAGAGTAGTATTCGATtgctcttttatgtataaaaatgtaagtttGAATGATTGTTTACTTCAGGGACCAGATTTGTCAAATAGTCTAGCTGGTATTTTGTGTAGATTTAGAAATCATTCTGTTGCATTTACTTGTGATGTAGAAGCAATGTATCACCAAGTTTTAGTAAATGAAGAACACAGGAATCTTTTACGATTTCTGTGGTTTGATAACCATGATTTAGATGGCGACATTGTTCAATATAGGATGACTGTTCATCTATTTGGTGCTAGAAGCTCTCCATCTGTTGCAAACTATGATTTGAAAGCTGCTGCTGATAGATTTAAGGATAAAACTACTGAAAAGGCAGCAGAGTTCATTAAAGAAGACTTTTATGTGGATGATGGCTTAAAGTCTGTAGCCACAGTGGAGGAAGCCATAAACTTAGCCAAAGACAGTCAGATGATATGTAAAAGGGGTGGTTTCCATTTGCACAAATTTGTTGCCAATAATGCTGAAGTTTTAAAGGCTATGTGTCCTGATGAAGTTGCTCAATCAGTTAAGAATCTTGATTTAACGAAAGATAAATTGCCAGTGGAACGAACATTAGGTATGGAATGGTGTACTGAAACAGATACATTTAATTTTAATGTCAAACCTATTCAAAGGCCTAGTACTAGAAGGAATGTTTTATCCATAGTTAGCTCTATTTTTGATCCTCTAGGCATGATATCACCATTCATTCTTACAGGTAAGAAAGTTTTGCAAACCCTATGTAAACAAGACCTTGGCTGGGATGATCCTATTCCTGAAACTGTTATTATTGAATGGGAAAACTGGTTAAGTCAATTACCCAAATTGAAAGATATTAAAGTTGAGAGATGTTATAAACCAGCCAACATGAATGTCATAGACTATGAATTGCATCATTTTTCTGATGCTAGTGAGAAGGGTTATGGTCAATGCTCATACTTAAGAATGACAgatgcaaatggacaagtacatactaGGTTAGTTATGGCTAAATCAAGAGTGTCTCCCTTGAAAACTTTTACAATACCTAGGTTAGAACTCACTGCTGCATTAGCATCAGTGAAAGtgagttatttcttaaaaaaggaGTTGAAGGTCAATATTAGTAAAGAAGTATTTTGGGTAGATAGTACAATTGTTCTTGGATACATAGCTAATCAATGTAAACAGTTTAAGGTTTTTGTTGCAAACAGAGTTGCGCAAATCAGAAATCACACCTTACCAGAACAATGGAGATATGTTTCCTCAAATGATAATCCTGCTGATTTATGTTCAAGAGGCATGTCTGTTCATGATCTGACTAGTAACTATATGTGGTGGCATGGACCTGAATTCTTAAAACATGATAATGCTGATAATGAAACTTTATGTTCATTTGAAGTTACAGATGAAGATCCAGAATTAAAGAAAGTGTCACTGGCAATTAacactgatgataataattatgctaCCATACTTACCAGACTTAATTACTTCTCAGATTGGACACGTGCCAGAAGGTCATTAGCTTTATGTAATAGGTTTATTGATAAATTGAAACAGAAATCATTATATACTGAGTATGTTCATGTGTCTGTAGAAGAGCTAATTAAGGCAGAAATTACCATTATAAAATTAGTCCAAAGAGAAGCTTTTCAATATGAATATCAGTTGTTAAGTATAAGCAATAACAAATTTGATAAATGTTTAAGGAAATCTAGCAATTTGTACAAGCTTGATCCATTTATTGGTAGTGATGGCTTAATAAGAGTGGGTGGTAGATTAAACAGAAGTAATTTTTATGTCCATGTAAAATATCCTGTGATTTTGCCAAAGAATAGTCATATTACTGAATTGATAATCTGTCACTATCATAATAAAGTACACCATCAAGGTAGAAATTTAACTTTAAACGAAATTAGATCTAGTGGTTACTGGATTATAAGTGGATCATCCTTAGTAGcaaaacatatatcaaaatgtgtaACTTGTAGAAAAATTAGACATGATACTCTTACACAGAAGATGGCCGATTTACCAAAGGATAGGGTAGAAATGTCTTCTCCATTCACTTACAGTGCAGTTGATTATTTAGGTCCATTTATAATTAAGGAAGGTAGAAAAGAGCTCAAAAGGTATGGTGTATTATTTACATGTATGTCAACTAGGGCAATACACATTGAAACTGCCCATTCTCTCAGTACAGACTCTTTCTTAAATGCTTATAGGAGATTTGTTTGTAGAAGAGGCCATTGCGCACAACTGCGTTCAGATCAAGGTAGCAACTTTATTGGTGCAAGAGAAGAGTTTGCAAAGTGCCTCCGAGAAATGaaggttgaaaatattaaaaatgaattattaaaGGACCAATGtgattttataacatttaaaatgaaCCCACCTCATGCAAGTCATATGGGTGGTGTTTGGGAGAGACAAATAAGATCtgttagaaatattttgaatgtaTTGCTATCTAACAATAGTAAAATTTTAGACGATGAATCTTTGAGAACATTCATGACTGAGGCAGAAAATATTGTAAACGGGCGACCATTATCCACAGATAACTTGAATGATCCTTTAAATGTAGAACCTTTGACACCTAATCATTTTCTGACATTGAAGTCTAAGGTAGTCTTACCTCCTCCAGGTAATTTTGTAAAAGAGGAcatgttttcaaagaaaaaatggaGGCGTGTACAATGTCTTCTTAATCAGTTGTGGAAAAGGTAG